A stretch of the Meles meles chromosome 19, mMelMel3.1 paternal haplotype, whole genome shotgun sequence genome encodes the following:
- the MT4 gene encoding metallothionein-4, whose product MDPGECTCMSGGICICGDNCKCTTCNCKTCRKSCCPCCPPGCAKCARGCICKEGSDKCSCCP is encoded by the exons ATGGACCCCGGGGAATGCACCTGCATGTCTG GAGGAATCTGCATCTGCGGAGACAATTGCAAATGTACAACTTGCAACTGTAAAACATGCCGGAAAA GCTGCTGTCCTTGCTGCCCCCCGGGCTGTGCCAAGTGTGCCCGGGGCTGCATCTGCAAAGAGGGCTCGGATAAGTGCAGCTGCTGCCCCTGA